The genomic stretch ACATTGAGTCGCTCCCTCCAAGCATATATGGCCTCTTTAGCATCCCTAGACGATATCAAGAAGGGTTTGTCTGAGGAATAGCCCTGGCCGTGCGTCATGTTCAGAGCAAACCTCTCCAAAGCAGGAGAGCTGGAGAGGTTGGAGAAGCGGAACAACCTCTGGAGCTCTTCCATGGGGTGCAGGACCAGGTCCTCGTAGCGGATGCGGAGATAGTTCCTTTTCACCCAGGGAGGGGAGTTCACCACCAGCATCATGTCACTGAGCCAGTTGTCACAGATGAGCTCCATGGCGCTGGAGACGTAGCTCTCAGCCCGGTTCACCCTGTTGTTCGGCACCAGCAGACGCTTATACTTGTCGTTCTGCTTCTTGCTCCTCAGCACCTGGATGCTCTCCTTCACCAGGGCCTGCTTGGACTTCAGCCGCGAGTTGTGCACGGCCCTCGGGTCTCTGAAGAGCTGAATGATCTGGAGGTTTATCGCCGGGTCTTTCATCAAAGGAACCAGCGTGCTTAGGTCCAAAACACGGACTCCTTTGATCACCACCACCTTGTACTTTTTACACTCCCTCTCCAGCTCCCTAATGTCCCTCTTTTGGCATTTGGCGCACTGGTCCTCTTTCACCAGTCCAATCTCGTGCCGCTTGTGTGCATCACACAGCGGCTCCGAGCATATCACCTTG from Thunnus albacares chromosome 9, fThuAlb1.1, whole genome shotgun sequence encodes the following:
- the chst7 gene encoding carbohydrate sulfotransferase 7; this translates as MKRRLHKKYLILILAYSGLLLLIPYVLDYRDKSVQHSKHGLPQQQPRCPDLENTVALLWDNGYKLNGSDAAEYAVNRSQSRIHIYLHATWRTGSSFLGELFNQHPDVFYLYEPMWHIWQALYPGDAASLQGAVRDMMNALYRCDFSVLKLYAGSQNITTSFIFGWKMNKVICSEPLCDAHKRHEIGLVKEDQCAKCQKRDIRELERECKKYKVVVIKGVRVLDLSTLVPLMKDPAINLQIIQLFRDPRAVHNSRLKSKQALVKESIQVLRSKKQNDKYKRLLVPNNRVNRAESYVSSAMELICDNWLSDMMLVVNSPPWVKRNYLRIRYEDLVLHPMEELQRLFRFSNLSSSPALERFALNMTHGQGYSSDKPFLISSRDAKEAIYAWRERLNVEQINQVEAYCSEVMRQLGYQKNSMDKTT